From a single Lewinella sp. LCG006 genomic region:
- a CDS encoding cyclase family protein — protein sequence MNKLLLVVLTLSLGACQTTNKESRPIFPDGKWIDLTYAFSEETIFWPTAESFRLDTVFAGITDGGYYYSAFQFCLAEHGGTHLDAPVHFSEGKWSVDQIPLERSIGEAIVVDVSAAALENRDYQISVADMEHWEATYGQVPEDAIVLFRTGYGKFWPDREAYMGTAERGPEAVAKLHFPGIAPDLAQWLVKNRRIKAVGLDTPSLDYGQSTLFESHQILNGENILGFENLENLELLPPVGTYVIALPMKIAGGSGGPLRIVALVSDQPGLYEE from the coding sequence ATGAATAAATTACTACTTGTTGTATTGACCCTTAGCCTAGGCGCTTGTCAAACAACGAACAAGGAGTCCCGACCTATTTTTCCTGATGGGAAATGGATAGACCTTACCTACGCATTTTCCGAAGAGACCATCTTTTGGCCGACGGCGGAATCTTTTCGTTTGGATACCGTTTTTGCGGGAATCACGGATGGTGGTTACTATTATTCTGCTTTTCAATTTTGTTTGGCGGAGCATGGCGGTACGCACCTGGATGCCCCTGTTCACTTTTCGGAGGGCAAGTGGTCGGTAGATCAAATTCCGTTAGAGCGCAGTATTGGGGAAGCCATTGTTGTGGATGTTTCTGCGGCAGCGCTGGAAAATAGGGACTACCAAATTTCGGTTGCCGATATGGAGCATTGGGAGGCTACTTACGGGCAGGTGCCGGAGGACGCGATTGTTCTTTTTCGGACGGGTTACGGAAAGTTTTGGCCAGATCGAGAGGCCTATATGGGAACGGCAGAACGAGGCCCCGAAGCTGTAGCAAAGCTCCACTTTCCCGGTATCGCTCCTGATTTAGCCCAATGGTTGGTGAAAAACCGGCGCATCAAAGCAGTCGGGCTGGATACCCCAAGCTTGGATTACGGGCAATCTACCTTGTTTGAAAGCCACCAAATCCTGAACGGTGAGAACATCCTGGGATTTGAAAACCTGGAAAACCTGGAGCTTCTGCCTCCCGTCGGAACTTACGTCATCGCTTTGCCGATGAAGATCGCCGGGGGTAGTGGTGGGCCGTTGAGGATCGTAGCTTTGGTGTCAGATCAGCCGGGGTTATATGAGGAGTAG